From Planococcus halocryophilus, the proteins below share one genomic window:
- the yhaM gene encoding 3'-5' exoribonuclease YhaM: protein MTKGITQYAVGETVDVFLLIKQSVKGVTTTGNPFISLVLQDKSGDIEAKLWDTKDEQEKIFAAEVIVRVGGEIHNYRGKNQLRIKSIRPAKPEENQSISDLMPSSEKSADELLEEVMKYLFEMENPQIQRITRFMLKKYQQQFLTYPAATRNHHDYVSGLADHVVSMLKLGKSLTEIYPGLNKDLLFAGIILHDIGKVIELSGPIATTYTVEGNLIGHISIMVTEVAKAAEELEIEGEEVMLLQHIILSHHGKEEWGSPKKPMLKEAEMLHYIDNIDAKMMMLDRVLGKTKEGEFSERVFALDNRSFYKPKI, encoded by the coding sequence ATGACCAAAGGAATTACACAGTATGCAGTGGGAGAAACAGTCGATGTATTCTTACTGATCAAACAATCAGTTAAAGGAGTCACGACTACTGGAAATCCGTTTATCTCGCTCGTGTTACAAGATAAGAGCGGAGATATTGAAGCGAAATTATGGGACACAAAAGATGAGCAGGAAAAAATATTCGCAGCTGAAGTAATTGTCCGCGTGGGTGGAGAAATCCATAACTACCGCGGGAAAAACCAATTGCGCATTAAGAGCATTCGCCCAGCGAAACCAGAAGAAAATCAATCAATCTCTGATTTGATGCCTTCTTCTGAAAAATCAGCAGATGAATTGCTCGAAGAAGTTATGAAGTATTTGTTTGAAATGGAAAACCCTCAAATCCAACGAATCACCCGTTTTATGCTAAAAAAATACCAACAGCAATTCTTAACGTACCCAGCAGCAACACGCAATCATCATGATTACGTATCAGGTCTAGCAGATCACGTCGTATCGATGCTGAAATTAGGAAAGTCTTTAACGGAGATCTATCCCGGACTCAACAAAGATTTGTTATTTGCAGGAATTATTCTGCATGATATTGGGAAAGTCATCGAGCTATCTGGACCCATCGCGACCACGTATACTGTTGAAGGTAATTTAATTGGGCATATCTCGATTATGGTAACGGAAGTTGCAAAGGCTGCAGAAGAGCTAGAAATTGAAGGAGAAGAAGTCATGCTCTTACAGCATATTATCCTTTCACATCATGGCAAAGAAGAGTGGGGAAGTCCGAAAAAGCCAATGCTCAAAGAAGCGGAAATGCTGCATTATATTGACAACATCGATGCGAAGATGATGATGTTGGATCGTGTTCTTGGGAAAACTAAAGAAGGCGAGTTCTCTGAACGCGTTTTCGCTTTGGACAATCGCTCTTTTTACAAACCGAAAATTTAA
- a CDS encoding peptidylprolyl isomerase, whose amino-acid sequence MKKSFLTFTLAASVLALSACSDSGDGEAIVTSDVGDITKNELYEEMKTSIGEQAIQILLIEKVLAEKYEVSDKEVNAEYDSNKEELGEEFDQFLAQNNQTEESYKKVIRLNLLQEKALTEGVEVTDEEIQDYYDRQGTELNARHILVADEETANSLKKQLDEGADFAKLAEENSTDTGSGANGGNLDWFGPGAMVPEFEEAAYGLEVDEISEPIASEFGFHIIQVLEKRQIEDQPALEDQKEELRTEIALSKADQTTLLPKVAELMKEANVKIKDEDLEGALDDILNPETPEAPAE is encoded by the coding sequence ATGAAAAAGTCCTTTTTAACATTTACGTTAGCAGCATCTGTACTAGCTTTATCTGCTTGTAGCGACAGCGGTGATGGAGAAGCTATCGTCACTTCCGATGTTGGCGATATCACAAAAAATGAGCTTTACGAAGAAATGAAAACGTCAATTGGTGAGCAAGCGATTCAAATTTTACTAATTGAAAAAGTTCTTGCTGAAAAATACGAAGTATCTGACAAAGAAGTAAATGCTGAATACGATAGCAATAAAGAAGAGCTTGGTGAAGAGTTTGATCAATTTCTTGCTCAAAATAACCAAACAGAAGAAAGCTATAAAAAAGTAATTCGTTTGAACTTATTGCAAGAAAAAGCTTTAACTGAAGGCGTAGAAGTGACGGACGAAGAAATACAAGATTACTACGACCGTCAAGGTACTGAGTTAAATGCTCGTCACATTCTTGTTGCTGATGAAGAAACTGCTAACTCGCTTAAAAAGCAATTAGATGAAGGCGCAGATTTCGCGAAGTTAGCTGAAGAAAATTCAACGGATACTGGTTCTGGCGCAAACGGTGGTAATCTTGATTGGTTCGGACCAGGAGCAATGGTTCCTGAATTTGAGGAAGCTGCTTATGGACTTGAAGTTGATGAAATTAGTGAGCCTATAGCTTCAGAATTTGGTTTCCACATCATCCAAGTTCTTGAAAAACGTCAAATTGAAGACCAACCTGCTCTAGAAGATCAAAAAGAAGAGCTACGCACAGAAATAGCCCTTTCAAAAGCAGATCAGACTACTTTGCTTCCAAAGGTTGCTGAACTTATGAAAGAAGCCAATGTTAAAATCAAAGATGAAGATCTTGAAGGTGCTTTGGATGATATTTTAAATCCAGAAACACCTGAAGCTCCAGCTGAATAA
- a CDS encoding DUF3267 domain-containing protein, with protein sequence MHCWKTINLKKQYGFDRLFMISALFGIAVFMTAYIGLTIIYATPLSDQYFLFFILALLGIYPLHKLLHFLPLIGCHKSLKFIIRKQMKVCPSISLHINEPVPKIRFLLSLATPFLVLNTVLVTLSVMLPAFSHYFAMLLAYHCALCLTDIIYLRNLARSPKYALIEETETGFEILVPPVMS encoded by the coding sequence ATGCACTGCTGGAAAACAATTAACTTAAAAAAACAATATGGATTTGACCGGCTTTTCATGATTTCGGCACTTTTCGGAATCGCTGTATTTATGACTGCCTATATTGGGCTTACAATCATATATGCCACTCCCTTATCCGATCAGTATTTTCTCTTTTTTATACTGGCCTTACTTGGCATTTATCCACTTCATAAGCTTTTGCATTTTTTACCGTTAATCGGATGTCATAAATCATTGAAGTTTATTATTCGTAAACAAATGAAGGTTTGTCCTTCTATTTCTCTTCATATTAACGAACCCGTTCCAAAAATTCGGTTTCTATTATCACTAGCAACTCCCTTCCTCGTATTAAATACGGTTTTGGTGACGCTAAGTGTTATGTTGCCGGCTTTCAGTCATTACTTTGCTATGCTTTTAGCCTATCATTGTGCATTATGTTTAACAGACATCATCTACCTTCGTAACTTAGCACGTTCGCCTAAATATGCGTTAATAGAAGAAACAGAAACCGGATTTGAAATTCTTGTACCACCAGTGATGAGCTGA
- a CDS encoding HTH-type transcriptional regulator Hpr, which yields MSEKEYSMKEAMLFSQRIGQLSKALWKAVEKDWQMWIKPYDLNINEHHILWISYHLKGASISDVAKFGVMHVSTAFNFSKKLEERELLSFSKRDTDKRNTYVELTEKGETLMQEMIENYHETPHSVIDGSLPLRELYGKFPEFMDIMAVIRNIYGDDFMEIFEASFKNIENKFTEENHVITHQKTQQ from the coding sequence GTGAGCGAGAAAGAATATTCGATGAAAGAAGCCATGTTGTTTAGTCAACGCATTGGTCAATTATCAAAAGCACTATGGAAAGCGGTAGAAAAAGATTGGCAAATGTGGATAAAACCTTATGACTTGAATATTAATGAGCACCACATTCTTTGGATCTCCTATCATTTAAAAGGAGCTTCAATTTCAGATGTGGCAAAATTTGGTGTAATGCACGTTTCAACAGCTTTTAACTTCTCTAAAAAATTAGAAGAACGTGAACTGCTTTCTTTTTCAAAACGTGATACAGACAAGAGGAATACCTATGTAGAGTTAACAGAAAAAGGCGAAACTTTAATGCAAGAAATGATTGAGAACTATCATGAAACGCCACATTCTGTCATTGATGGCTCTCTCCCTTTACGTGAATTATATGGAAAGTTCCCAGAATTCATGGATATTATGGCTGTTATTCGCAATATTTATGGAGATGATTTCATGGAAATTTTCGAAGCTTCTTTCAAAAATATTGAGAATAAATTCACTGAAGAAAATCATGTAATTACTCATCAAAAAACCCAGCAATAA
- a CDS encoding YtxH domain-containing protein, with protein MKASRFFLGLATGLAAGAAAALFSAPQPGQDFRSSVKSASSEWKDYLTELKDKVNNLKESVNHLTVEAKSQLPEAVEGLKASLETWTESTAPAKEHLQLEIMAIQNAIEELQNTISKDKQAKPDNKPKTEKVDDDTESA; from the coding sequence ATGAAAGCATCAAGATTTTTCTTAGGACTTGCAACTGGGTTAGCAGCTGGAGCTGCAGCTGCATTATTTTCTGCTCCACAACCTGGACAGGATTTTCGCTCTAGTGTGAAATCGGCATCATCTGAATGGAAAGATTATTTAACTGAACTAAAAGACAAAGTAAATAACTTGAAGGAATCAGTCAACCATTTGACGGTAGAAGCTAAATCGCAATTGCCTGAAGCTGTTGAAGGCTTGAAGGCTTCACTAGAAACATGGACAGAGAGCACTGCTCCTGCAAAAGAACATCTTCAACTCGAAATCATGGCAATTCAGAATGCCATCGAAGAATTACAAAACACTATTAGTAAAGACAAGCAAGCTAAACCCGATAATAAACCAAAAACAGAAAAAGTTGATGATGATACAGAAAGTGCATAA
- a CDS encoding tryptophan transporter, translating to MNTKNLVLMALLVSVGATLYVIIPGINGGMKPDFMLTMMFVGILLFPNVKNVFLLAVTTGVLSGLFSTFPGGFFPNIIDKFITAFVFLALVMILKKFVTKLPVTIALVAIGTLLSGAIFLSAAIFVIGANIPFTLLLVTVVLPAVLLNGVAFALIYPIVITLVKRSKFETAVSQAA from the coding sequence ATGAATACGAAAAATCTAGTTTTAATGGCGTTGCTAGTCAGCGTTGGAGCCACACTTTATGTAATAATTCCAGGCATCAATGGCGGAATGAAACCCGACTTTATGTTAACCATGATGTTTGTTGGTATTCTGTTGTTTCCAAATGTAAAAAATGTCTTTTTGTTAGCAGTCACAACGGGCGTGTTATCCGGACTGTTTTCGACATTTCCAGGCGGATTTTTCCCGAATATCATCGATAAATTCATCACGGCATTCGTATTCCTTGCTTTGGTGATGATCTTGAAGAAATTTGTCACTAAACTGCCTGTCACAATTGCCCTTGTGGCAATTGGAACTTTATTATCCGGAGCGATTTTCCTTTCTGCAGCAATCTTTGTAATTGGCGCCAACATTCCTTTTACGTTATTGCTAGTTACTGTAGTTTTACCTGCGGTATTGTTAAACGGAGTTGCTTTCGCTTTAATTTATCCAATTGTGATTACATTGGTCAAACGTTCAAAATTCGAAACAGCTGTTTCACAAGCCGCATAA
- a CDS encoding HIT family protein has product MTNCIFCKIIAGEIPSVKIYEDEHVFAFMDIMPLSKGHTLLIPKTHREFVYDMTPEEAGNLFAVAPKIAKAINETFQPEGMNLLNNNGAKAGQSVFHFHLHFIPRYDQTDGFGAKWITKEKEFTSERIQELAESVKTKLNADT; this is encoded by the coding sequence ATGACAAATTGTATTTTCTGCAAAATCATTGCAGGTGAAATTCCAAGCGTAAAAATTTATGAAGATGAACATGTATTCGCCTTTATGGATATTATGCCTTTATCAAAAGGACATACCTTACTCATCCCTAAAACACATCGTGAATTTGTTTATGACATGACACCAGAAGAAGCAGGGAATTTATTTGCTGTCGCACCTAAAATTGCTAAAGCAATCAATGAAACTTTCCAACCCGAAGGCATGAACTTGCTGAATAATAACGGTGCTAAAGCAGGACAAAGTGTATTCCATTTCCACTTACACTTTATCCCTCGCTACGATCAAACTGACGGCTTTGGCGCAAAATGGATAACAAAAGAGAAAGAATTTACTTCTGAGCGCATTCAAGAACTTGCGGAAAGTGTAAAAACTAAGCTAAACGCAGATACTTGA
- a CDS encoding ABC transporter ATP-binding protein gives MAVLEVDALTGGYTRKPVLQEVTFSIGKGELVGLIGLNGAGKSTTIKHIIGMMQPKSGQIRLNGKTFEEDMDRYRSSFSYIPETPVLYEELTLREHLELTAMAYNIDPAQFEKRSAELLKEFRMEKRLKWFPSHFSKGMRQKVMIMSAFLVNPALYIIDEPFVGLDPLGIKSLLDQMEQQKKKGASVLMSTHILSTAERYCDRIILLHNGRVRASGTMADLREAFQMPDASLDDLYIAMTEDELNEEFA, from the coding sequence ATGGCTGTTTTGGAAGTGGATGCATTAACAGGTGGATATACACGAAAACCTGTTTTGCAAGAAGTGACATTTTCGATTGGAAAAGGAGAGCTTGTTGGTTTGATCGGCTTGAATGGTGCCGGCAAAAGTACCACGATCAAACACATTATTGGAATGATGCAACCAAAATCGGGGCAAATCCGTTTGAATGGCAAAACATTTGAAGAGGATATGGATCGTTATCGTTCATCGTTCTCTTATATTCCTGAAACACCGGTATTATATGAAGAACTGACATTGCGAGAACATCTTGAACTAACTGCGATGGCTTATAATATAGATCCAGCACAGTTTGAAAAACGTTCTGCAGAATTGTTAAAGGAATTTCGGATGGAAAAGCGTTTGAAATGGTTCCCATCGCATTTTTCAAAAGGAATGCGTCAAAAAGTAATGATTATGAGTGCATTTTTAGTAAACCCAGCACTATACATTATCGACGAACCTTTTGTTGGACTCGATCCACTGGGGATTAAATCTTTGTTGGATCAAATGGAACAACAAAAGAAAAAAGGCGCTTCTGTATTAATGTCGACACATATTTTATCGACTGCTGAACGCTATTGCGACCGAATCATCTTGCTTCATAATGGGCGTGTTCGAGCAAGTGGAACGATGGCTGATTTACGGGAGGCGTTCCAGATGCCTGATGCTTCACTGGATGATTTGTATATTGCGATGACCGAGGATGAGCTAAATGAAGAATTTGCATGA
- a CDS encoding ABC transporter permease, whose translation MKNLHDIWSKRLHKYTVEVQNYLKYIVTGHIAVVMLFALGAAGFAYSEWIQDVPPEFPGALLLAVIFGLLLALSPPSTLLKEADMVYFLPLESKLDDFLKPALRWSFLSQLYLPVIVFIVSLPMVNALYGLSSSFLIGFPILLLLIKWWNVQTEFAFRKQGAGEQVWLDRLIRFLLVGLFVYFYIEDLLVVAVVILFIIIFYGKWIGRKAVGKPFAYEHFIGLEENRMLRFYQFANYFTDVPHLKGKIKARTWLNWVYGWIKSGPKNAHLYLVCRTFIRSDELFYLWVRLTAIIMIGAWFIPFQIGVALFAGALAFATAIQIWQGLTHTQHFRMDNLFPLTRFSRQGAVWKLIIGLQSLQSLVAAVVILILGKPVTALLTFVVILTVSLVTVTVLKNKNKNKKK comes from the coding sequence ATGAAGAATTTGCATGATATTTGGTCAAAAAGACTCCATAAGTACACCGTTGAAGTTCAAAATTATTTGAAATACATTGTGACAGGGCATATCGCCGTTGTTATGCTATTTGCTTTAGGCGCAGCGGGATTTGCATATAGTGAATGGATTCAAGACGTCCCACCGGAATTTCCAGGAGCGTTATTGCTTGCTGTAATTTTCGGCTTATTATTGGCGCTCAGTCCGCCGTCTACTTTATTAAAAGAAGCGGACATGGTGTATTTTTTACCATTGGAAAGCAAATTAGATGACTTTTTAAAACCGGCTTTAAGGTGGTCGTTTTTATCCCAATTGTATTTGCCCGTGATTGTTTTTATTGTTTCGTTGCCAATGGTGAATGCGTTATATGGTTTGTCGTCATCGTTTTTAATCGGTTTTCCGATTTTGCTGTTGCTGATCAAATGGTGGAACGTTCAAACAGAATTTGCTTTTCGGAAGCAGGGGGCAGGAGAGCAGGTCTGGCTTGACCGACTTATACGTTTTCTATTAGTTGGATTGTTTGTCTATTTTTATATAGAAGACTTATTAGTAGTCGCAGTCGTTATTTTGTTCATTATCATTTTTTATGGAAAATGGATTGGCCGTAAAGCAGTAGGGAAGCCTTTTGCTTACGAACATTTTATTGGGTTGGAAGAAAATCGCATGTTGCGTTTTTATCAATTCGCTAATTACTTTACCGATGTGCCTCATTTAAAAGGCAAAATAAAAGCAAGAACTTGGTTGAATTGGGTGTATGGTTGGATCAAATCCGGTCCGAAAAATGCTCATTTGTATCTTGTGTGCAGAACCTTTATCCGCTCAGACGAATTGTTTTACTTATGGGTAAGGTTAACTGCGATTATAATGATAGGTGCTTGGTTTATTCCGTTTCAAATTGGAGTTGCTTTGTTTGCAGGCGCATTAGCATTTGCAACGGCGATTCAAATTTGGCAAGGGCTCACTCATACGCAGCATTTCCGAATGGATAATTTATTTCCGCTCACTCGTTTTAGCAGACAAGGAGCAGTTTGGAAGCTAATTATCGGACTACAATCACTGCAGAGTTTAGTAGCCGCTGTAGTTATTCTTATACTAGGTAAACCTGTTACAGCATTGCTGACATTTGTCGTTATTTTAACCGTTTCATTAGTTACAGTTACTGTTTTGAAAAATAAAAATAAAAATAAAAAGAAATAA
- a CDS encoding amidohydrolase, giving the protein MNTKLYAALDAAYPEMVEIRRHLHMNPEPSFHETETARYILSYYEKLGVDVKGNVGGNGVVATIKGAKPGKTVALRADFDALPIQDQKENIPYRSTVDGVMHACGHDGHTATLLVLGKTLFDMRDELAGTYVLIHQHAEELVPGGAKSMISAGVLDGVDAIFGTHLWSMTPFGRIDTRVGPLMAAADSFTLKVQGRGGHGASPHETIDAVVVGSQIVSNLQTLVSRRVDPLESAVLSIGSFVAQNPFNIIADQAVLSGTVRTFKEDVRSLMETEMERVIKGTSLANNSDYEFNYKRGYSAVINHENETLFVNNIAATVPGVTEVYDCPPQMGGEDFAYYLEEIPGSFFFTGAMPDGDVYPHHHPKFDFKEEAMLIAAKTLGSAAIHFNKE; this is encoded by the coding sequence ATGAACACTAAATTATACGCAGCCTTAGATGCTGCTTACCCAGAAATGGTGGAGATTCGTCGACACTTGCACATGAACCCTGAGCCATCTTTTCATGAAACTGAAACAGCTCGTTATATTCTCTCTTATTATGAAAAATTAGGGGTTGATGTGAAAGGAAATGTTGGCGGGAATGGTGTTGTTGCTACGATTAAAGGAGCAAAACCTGGTAAAACTGTAGCTTTACGTGCCGATTTTGATGCCTTGCCAATCCAAGATCAAAAAGAAAATATACCTTACCGTTCTACTGTTGATGGCGTCATGCACGCTTGTGGGCATGACGGCCACACAGCTACTCTTTTAGTACTCGGTAAAACACTTTTTGATATGCGTGATGAATTGGCAGGAACCTATGTATTAATCCATCAACATGCCGAAGAACTTGTGCCTGGTGGCGCAAAATCGATGATTTCAGCTGGAGTTCTTGATGGAGTTGATGCCATTTTCGGTACTCACCTTTGGTCTATGACGCCATTTGGTCGAATTGATACACGTGTCGGCCCGCTCATGGCAGCTGCAGATAGCTTCACGCTAAAAGTACAAGGTCGAGGAGGTCACGGCGCAAGTCCTCATGAAACGATAGATGCTGTGGTAGTAGGTTCTCAAATTGTCTCTAATCTTCAAACTTTAGTATCTAGACGGGTAGATCCATTAGAATCCGCCGTGTTATCCATCGGTTCGTTTGTTGCACAAAATCCATTCAATATTATTGCTGACCAAGCGGTATTATCGGGAACAGTTCGCACATTTAAAGAAGATGTTCGAAGCTTAATGGAAACTGAGATGGAGCGTGTGATTAAAGGAACGAGTTTGGCCAATAACAGCGATTACGAATTTAATTACAAGCGTGGCTACTCTGCTGTTATTAATCACGAAAACGAAACTTTGTTTGTTAACAACATTGCAGCTACCGTGCCAGGAGTTACCGAAGTTTATGATTGCCCACCTCAAATGGGTGGCGAAGATTTTGCTTATTACCTCGAGGAAATTCCTGGTTCTTTCTTCTTCACTGGTGCAATGCCTGACGGAGACGTGTACCCGCACCATCATCCGAAATTCGATTTCAAAGAAGAAGCCATGCTGATTGCCGCAAAAACATTAGGTTCAGCTGCCATTCATTTTAATAAAGAATAA
- a CDS encoding sodium:calcium antiporter, whose amino-acid sequence MVFVIFILAAALTVFASIKLSQYADVISSKTAMGGMMVGTLLLAGATSLPEVSTSFSAAAIGNADIAVGNMIGSNLFNLFILAGFDFLLRRRQILNRASRNNIYTALLGVFLTVLVVMALLLRLDTQIFGVGLDALLIAVTYIIGMVVINKLPSLDPEAEAIVESEEEPDNPSASLSPKAAIVRFIIAALVILAAGTALSITGDQIAIITGIGSSFIGSFLIAAATSLPEAISVFIALRLNNVNMAVGAILGSNIFNMIILALSDPVYTAGPIMLDVSGANMIIAVGVLIMSLLALFSLYRKESASTLSYTIPSVIILIVYFAASYLNFTY is encoded by the coding sequence TTGGTTTTTGTTATTTTCATATTAGCAGCGGCACTTACTGTGTTCGCATCTATCAAACTATCTCAATACGCCGATGTCATTAGTTCAAAAACGGCTATGGGCGGCATGATGGTTGGTACGCTACTTTTGGCAGGTGCGACTTCCCTTCCCGAAGTATCAACTAGTTTCTCAGCAGCAGCCATTGGCAATGCGGATATTGCTGTTGGGAACATGATTGGCTCGAATTTGTTCAATTTGTTTATTCTTGCAGGATTCGATTTTCTTCTTAGAAGACGACAAATTTTAAACCGAGCTTCACGCAACAATATTTACACAGCCCTCCTTGGGGTTTTTTTAACGGTTCTGGTTGTTATGGCTCTTTTACTCCGCCTAGATACGCAAATCTTTGGCGTTGGACTGGACGCGTTGTTAATCGCCGTTACCTATATTATTGGGATGGTGGTTATAAACAAACTTCCTTCATTAGACCCTGAAGCAGAAGCCATTGTAGAATCAGAAGAAGAACCCGACAATCCAAGTGCTTCGTTATCACCTAAAGCCGCAATTGTTCGTTTCATCATCGCCGCTTTAGTTATTTTAGCAGCGGGTACTGCTTTATCGATTACGGGAGACCAAATTGCGATTATTACTGGCATTGGATCAAGTTTCATTGGTAGTTTCTTGATTGCGGCTGCAACATCCTTGCCAGAAGCTATTTCTGTTTTTATTGCGTTGCGATTGAACAATGTCAATATGGCTGTCGGCGCAATTCTCGGGAGCAATATTTTCAATATGATTATTCTTGCACTGTCTGACCCTGTTTATACTGCAGGACCGATTATGTTAGATGTATCTGGGGCGAATATGATAATCGCTGTGGGTGTACTCATTATGTCGTTGTTGGCTTTGTTTTCACTTTATCGAAAAGAAAGTGCATCAACCTTATCTTATACAATCCCATCAGTGATTATTCTCATTGTGTACTTTGCAGCATCTTATTTAAACTTTACTTATTAA
- a CDS encoding antibiotic biosynthesis monooxygenase family protein gives MNFYMTTGTYDFMKKMRDNHPEENMVVMQGEGTTLVIHETKDKTIFQTPRRYEVVDGTGEFKEKGYFVLNNIPVSDEGRPVFEHRFKNRAGAIENEPGYVAFRVLRPLDSDTYIVLTEWESPTFYEKWKESQAFAKAHSAKPEAETSAQRLNIFSGVSHISTYRAKPEEE, from the coding sequence ATGAATTTTTACATGACCACTGGAACATATGATTTTATGAAAAAAATGCGTGATAACCACCCAGAAGAGAATATGGTAGTCATGCAAGGTGAAGGGACTACTTTAGTGATCCATGAAACAAAAGACAAAACGATTTTCCAAACACCTCGTCGCTATGAGGTTGTTGATGGAACAGGAGAGTTCAAAGAAAAAGGATATTTTGTTTTAAATAATATTCCGGTTTCTGATGAAGGCCGTCCTGTCTTCGAACATCGTTTTAAAAATAGAGCAGGTGCTATTGAAAATGAACCTGGATATGTTGCTTTTCGTGTTCTAAGACCACTCGATTCAGATACGTATATTGTTTTGACCGAATGGGAATCTCCAACTTTTTATGAAAAGTGGAAAGAATCTCAAGCATTTGCAAAAGCTCATTCTGCTAAACCAGAAGCTGAGACAAGTGCACAGCGACTAAACATTTTCTCTGGCGTATCTCATATCAGCACTTACCGAGCAAAACCAGAAGAAGAATGA
- the hemE gene encoding uroporphyrinogen decarboxylase: MTFNDTYLRAARGEKTDHVPVWYMRQAGRSQPEYRKIKEKYSLEEITHQPELCAYVTKLPVDQYNNDAAILYKDIVTPLPAIGVDVKIKSGIGPVIDNPIRTMADIERLGEINPEQDVDYVLETIRLLTQEQLNVPLIGFSGAPFTLASYMIEGGPSKSYNKTKAMMVSEPAMWFALMDKLADTIIPYVKAQIKAGAKAIQIFDSWVGALNVEDYRIFIKPVMDRIFAELRTENVPLTIFGVGASHLAKEWHELPVDVVGLDWRLPISEARSMGLTKTLQGNLDPSYLLADWSVIEERTKKILDMGMQNDGYIFNLGHGVFPEVNPDTLKRLTSFVHEYSAAHKSNLK; this comes from the coding sequence ATGACATTTAATGATACTTATCTTCGCGCAGCCCGTGGAGAAAAAACAGATCACGTACCCGTTTGGTATATGAGACAAGCTGGACGTTCGCAACCTGAATACCGCAAAATAAAAGAAAAATATTCATTAGAAGAAATCACGCACCAGCCAGAGCTATGCGCCTATGTAACAAAGCTTCCAGTAGATCAATACAACAACGATGCAGCAATTCTTTACAAAGACATCGTGACGCCATTGCCTGCAATCGGTGTCGACGTAAAAATCAAATCTGGAATTGGCCCTGTTATCGATAACCCAATTCGCACGATGGCGGATATCGAACGTTTAGGGGAAATCAATCCAGAACAAGACGTCGACTATGTTCTTGAAACAATTCGTTTGTTAACGCAAGAGCAATTAAATGTACCATTGATCGGGTTTTCTGGTGCGCCTTTCACGTTAGCCAGCTATATGATTGAAGGCGGACCTTCTAAGAGTTACAACAAAACAAAAGCGATGATGGTGTCAGAACCAGCGATGTGGTTTGCATTAATGGATAAATTAGCTGACACAATCATTCCTTATGTAAAAGCTCAGATTAAAGCAGGAGCAAAAGCAATACAAATTTTCGATTCATGGGTTGGCGCTTTAAACGTTGAAGATTACCGTATTTTCATCAAACCAGTAATGGATCGTATTTTCGCTGAATTGCGTACAGAAAATGTCCCGTTGACGATTTTTGGCGTAGGGGCAAGTCACTTAGCGAAAGAATGGCACGAACTTCCGGTTGATGTCGTAGGTCTAGATTGGCGCTTGCCGATTTCAGAAGCACGTTCAATGGGATTAACAAAAACCTTGCAAGGCAATTTAGATCCTTCTTATTTATTGGCAGACTGGTCAGTTATCGAAGAACGCACGAAAAAGATTTTAGATATGGGTATGCAAAATGATGGCTACATTTTTAACCTTGGCCATGGCGTTTTCCCAGAAGTTAATCCAGATACACTGAAACGCTTAACTTCATTTGTTCATGAATACAGTGCTGCACACAAAAGTAATTTAAAATAA